The Nocardia vinacea genome contains the following window.
GCACCGGAAGCGGCCGTTTGAATCGCGAGCACTGCGGCCGCTTCCTCGTCGGGGACTGTCCCGATCACGAACAAATCCCGCGCACCCAGTGCGAAATAGCATGATTCGACGGTCCCGCCGACGCTTTCCACCATTCGAATTATCGCGTCGCGCCGGGCACTACCGCCCTCCGCCAACAGCCCGCTCGCGCCCGCGGACGTATAGGTGACCTCCCACAGAAACCTTGGCATACACCCTCCATACATAGACGAAGACGATGTCCGGCAATCGTTCTCCTACGACAGCACAGATGCAAGGCACCACCCCGCGCTTCCGCCGTGTAGTTCGGCCAGCACATCGGCTTCGAGCAGATCACCGAACAACCGGGCATAGCCGACAATCACCATGTCGAGATCTCCGCTATCCACCGCATACCCTTTTTCTCGATGGCGGCACCACGTCCAGCTTGCGCTCGGCGAAATCCGCTGCCACGCCTCACTCGCCGTGCCGGATCTCCCATACTCGCACTGCGCGGGCCGCCTAGTGGAACGGGCCAGCTTGCCAGCTGGCGGAGTTCGACTGTCCCGCAACAGATTTGCCTGTTCAACTGAGGGACGGTAGGTGTTCGAGTTCTGCGCTATTCGGCAGTCCTCACGCCATCGCTATTCGGAGGTGCCGGTATTCGTGGTGTGCGCGATTCGATCGTATGCGGTAACGACTGGACCATTGTGCCCGCGACGGGTCGGAGCGGTGTGGTCTATCGCTGTGACACGATGACCCGTGACCGCGTTTGTCCCTGGCATCGCCACGACAGGAGCCCGACCATGCCACGTATCGCCACCGCCGACCCGGTCGAACGAGCCGAACTGCTGGAATTCCTGCGCACTCGCCACCGCGGCGTCCTGGTCACGAGCCGCGGCGACGGCCGCCCACAATTGTCGCCGGTAACCTGCGGGATTGATCCCGAGGGCCGCATCGTGGTGTCGACCTACCCGACCCGCGCCAAGGTCGGCAACGCGCGACGCGACCCGCGCGTGTCGATCTGCGTGCTATCCGACGACTGGAACGGCCCTTATGTACAGGTCGACGGCCGCGCCGAGGTCCTGGACATGCCGGAGGCCCTCGACGGGCTCGTCGAGTACTTTCGCGGCATCTCCGGCGAACATCCGGACTGGGCCGAGTATCGCGAGGCCATGGCACGGCAGAACAAGTCGCTGTTGCGCATCGATATCGAACGCTGGGGACCGGTCGCGACGGGCGGCTTCCCGCCCGAACTCGCGGACTGAGTCGGTCGCTCACCGTCCGCCTTCGTACTCCCCACATCACCCGCAGTGGCCGGGGGGCCGGTGTGGTCGGTACCCGACACAGTGCTCCAATCGCAGAGCAGGCACAGACCCCCGCCCTACCCACCGCGGCATGGCACTGCTGCCAATGCTCGATCCACGGACGCTGGCGATCTTCCCCCCTCGTCGCCAACAACTCCCGCAACTGGCGCGGTTCTCCGCTCTTCGCTCCCGTCGAACTGGCGGCAGTTGAATATGCGACCGCACCAGTCCGGTTACCGTTCGTCAGTCGGCGCGGGGCCTGACGGCAAATACCTCGTGTATTTCGGTTCCGATCAAACGCGGGTCCTGCTGAGTCTGCGTGGACATACCCTGCCGACCGAACAGCTCGCAAACTTCTCGCAAGCGGCCGTCGCGATCATGGACTTCGGCGACGACGGCGTGGATACGAGGCCAGTCCGCTTCGGTGATGCCATGCAAGACTTCCAATTCGGCACGCTCGACATCGACTTTGAGCAACCCGATCTCGCTGTCGCGGCAGTGTTCGTCCAGTATCGCCGAAACAGTAGTGACCCCGACCTTCAGCGGTACACCGTCGTGCAGGCCGGTGATGATAAGCGCGATGGCCTTGTCGTCCAAGCCGCTGTTGCGCAGATAGATCTTGGTGGCTTCGTCGTCTGCCTCGCGATCGGCGAAGAAACCGGAGTTCGCCGTTGCGTGCGGATACCAGGTGAACGGCCGCGTGCCCGGCGTGGCGCCGACGGCGATCTGGAGGGGTATCCCATCCGGAACATGCGCTGCAATATTGCGGTGCAGGCAATTAAAGGTCATCGGCACGGGCTCGACTGCGATGACCTGAATTCCGGGGCAGGTGTCGGCGAACATCATCGCGGTGAGTCCGATGTTGGCGCCTATGTCGAGGGCAACGTCTCCAGGGAGAAGGCACGCGGCGGCCCGGCGGTAGAACCCGTGCGTCGCAGTCGTCTCGCCCCACAGCATCCGGGCCTCGACCGGGCTCGTGCAGGTCACCATTCTGCCGTCGTCGAGACGCAGTTGCTGGAAAGTGGTCAGCATTCTTTTATGAACCTTTCGAGGACAGGGCCGACGATGGCCAGCGCATGGGGATGGCTCAACTCGAGGTGGCGGGCGTCGACGACGACGTTGTGAATGTCGCCGCTGACATAGGGCCGCCACGTGTGCGCGAGAGAATCGTGGTCCGCGTGGTCTTTTCCGGCGGTGAAGAAGACCAGGTCGCCGTCGAAGACGTTCGGCCGATAACCGGCGGAGATATCGCTTGCGGTTCGGAAGCTCTCCATCACCCGATCCGTCTGTTCGGCGGTGAACAGTCCGGTTGCGATTACCTGGTCCTGGATTACATTCCACATCTGCTCGTTGGTGGTCGCCTGCAGCTCGTCGCCGAGGTCGAACAGCTCCCGCCAGCCGCCGAGCAGATCGGCCATCAGCCGTCCCGGTGCGGGCTGCTCTGCGAGGGATGTGGCCGGTTGCGATGGTGCACCTGCTGCGCTGTCCAGCATGGCCACGATGCCGACTCGATCACCGTCGCGCTGCAGCTGTACCGCGATAGCGTGCGCGATCTGTCCGCCCAACGACCAGCCGAGCAGATGATACGGACCCGTAGGCTGCACTCGGCGAATCTCGACCACATAGCGTGCGGCCAGTTCGTCGACGGACTCCGCACGTCGTTCGCCGGACACGACATGCGGATCCTGCAACCCGTACACCGGCCGATCCGGATGCAGGTGTTCGATGATGCCGCCGTAGAACCACGCCAAACCGCCCGCCGGGTGCACGGCGAAGACCGCTGGCTCGGATCCGCTCGCGCGCAGCGCCAGCAGCACCTTCAGGCCGGAGTCGCCTTCCGAGTCGTCGGTCCTGCGCGCCAACGCCTGTGGAGTCGCATCCTGGAACATCCAGGGCAGTTCGATCGTCACACCACGAGTCCGCAACTCTGTGACCACCATGGTGGCCAGCAGTGAGTTGCCCCCCAGCTCGAAGAACCCGTCGGTCACCCCGACCCGCGGGGTTCCCAAGACCTGCGCGTACACATCGCTGATCTCTTTCTCGGTATGAGTCCGCGGTGCGACGAACCGGTTTGCTGCTCCGTCGAAATCGGGAGCGGGCAATGCTTTTCGATCCAGCTTTCCGTTGATGGTCAACGGCAGATCGGGCAGGACCATGACGACCGAGGGCACCATGTAGCTCGTCAGCACCTCAGCGGCCGCCGCCCGGACCGGGTCCGGATCGATCTGCTGCCCTTCGGTGGCGACAACGTAACCGATCAGCTGATCGACGTCGCGCTCGTGGCGGTGCACCGCCGCGGCGGCCCTCGACACCGACGGATGCCGTAGTAGCGCCGACTCCACTTCGCCCAGCTCGATCCGGTACCCGCGCAACTGAACTTGTGCGTCGCCCCGGCCGGCGTAGGTCAACTCCAGCCCGCTGCTGGTCTTGCGCCAGCGGCCGACATCGCCCGTCCGATACAACCGGCCGCCGTTCGGATCGAACGAGTTCGCCACGAAGCGGCTCGCCGTCAACGCGGGAGCTCGGAGGTAACCGCGCGCGAGTTGCCTTCCTGCGATATAGATCTCGCCGCGGACCCCGATCGGCACCGGTTGTAGCCGATCGTCGAGCACATAGACCCGCAGCCCCGGCAGCGGTGATCCGATCCTGGCTTCGCTCGGGTCATCGACCTTGGCGAATGTCACGTGCACGGTCGTCTCGGTGATCCCGTACATGTTGACCAATTGCGGCGATCCGGGCTCATGCGCCTCGAACCAGCCGGTCAACCGCGCTGCATCCAATGCCTCGCCACCGAAGACGACATACCGGAGCACGAGATCGCCGCAGCCGCAACCGGATCCGCGATACCGGCGCTCCGCATCGACGAATCCATAGAAGGCCGAAGGGGTTTGGTTCAACACCGTGACGCGCTCGCGCGCCAACAGTTCCACCAATGCCTCTGGCGACCGGGAGGTGTCGTAGTCGACGACGACCAGCCTGCCTCCGGTCAGCAGGGCGCCCCACATTTCCCACACCGCGAAATCGAAGGCGTACGAATGGAATATCGTCCACACGTCGTCGGGGTGGAAGTCGAATCGTTCGGCGGTGTGGGTAAACAATGTGACGGCTTCGCGATGGCTGACGGCCACCCCCTTCGGGGTGCCGGTCGACCCGGAGGTGTAGATCACGTAGGCGAGGTTGTCCATTCGCGCGGCCGAGGGCACCGGACAGTCCGGGCCCGCGGACCGGGATTCTTCGATCAGTAGCGTAGGTGCCGCGTATCCCGTTAGGTCCTTCGCCATTTCGACAGAGGTCAACACTGCGGCCGGACGCGCGTCGTCGAGGATGTAGCGCAATCGCTGCGGCGGGTTCGCCATATCGAGCGGCAGATATCCGGCGCCTGCGCGCACGACCGCGAGCAGGCCCACGACCAGGTCGACCGAACGCGACAACGCCACTGCCACCAGGGTTTCCGGCCCCACACCGCGCTCGGTGAGCCGAATAGCGAGCTGGGTGGCGCGCCGATCCAGCTCGGCATAGGTCAGCTGCGACACACCATCGGTCACAGCGACCGCATCCGGCTGCGCCGAGACGCGGGAGGTGAACAGGTCGGCCAGGGTCACATCCGCGACCGCGGCGCCGTCGACTCCGGCAGCGGCCAGCACCTCGCGCCGCTGGTCGGGCTCCACGATGTCGA
Protein-coding sequences here:
- a CDS encoding PPOX class F420-dependent oxidoreductase; protein product: MPRIATADPVERAELLEFLRTRHRGVLVTSRGDGRPQLSPVTCGIDPEGRIVVSTYPTRAKVGNARRDPRVSICVLSDDWNGPYVQVDGRAEVLDMPEALDGLVEYFRGISGEHPDWAEYREAMARQNKSLLRIDIERWGPVATGGFPPELAD
- a CDS encoding FkbM family methyltransferase, with the protein product MLWGETTATHGFYRRAAACLLPGDVALDIGANIGLTAMMFADTCPGIQVIAVEPVPMTFNCLHRNIAAHVPDGIPLQIAVGATPGTRPFTWYPHATANSGFFADREADDEATKIYLRNSGLDDKAIALIITGLHDGVPLKVGVTTVSAILDEHCRDSEIGLLKVDVERAELEVLHGITEADWPRIHAVVAEVHDRDGRLREVCELFGRQGMSTQTQQDPRLIGTEIHEVFAVRPRAD
- a CDS encoding GYD domain-containing protein, translating into MPRFLWEVTYTSAGASGLLAEGGSARRDAIIRMVESVGGTVESCYFALGARDLFVIGTVPDEEAAAVLAIQTAASGAARSQSVRLLTPEQVDEAVQRTAEYRPPGN